Proteins co-encoded in one Sulfurimonas sp. HSL1-2 genomic window:
- a CDS encoding bifunctional proline dehydrogenase/L-glutamate gamma-semialdehyde dehydrogenase has product MPIPPDLFEETKTVARRWQENISHHIGKEEQRLHTMMQRMLKNPINKIFLIELLDQSFRSKDPDRVADQLEYIFEKYKSTDFFSHFEQILIWLFRDVGIYVSSLSVPMFINYLRNDISSIVIQGEDPVLSKHMKARRSEGTRVNINVIGEVVHSEAEAERRVEKYIAMLENPDIDYLSLKISNMFSQILSLAHDNNVAHVSSRLERVYRAAVANPCHDGEGKAQPKFVNLDMEEYRDVRITIDAFKKVLSQAEFTQLHAGIVVQAYLPDAMLYIRELADWAKARVDAGGAPIKIRIVKGANQEMELTEASLRGWPNVTYAHKAESDANYKKAMDYLLDPAIAPYVHTGIASHNLFDHALAMLLAKARGVEQYVTAEMLEGMSEAAYRLLKAEGCNVILYAPTATKETFTNAIAYLVRRFDENTAEQNFLRHSFGLRVDTPEWEQLVKTFDDAVALIPSVSEAPNRTQDRTRPVEKTDIDPAVYHFENEPDTDFILPANRAWAEAIREKWQHIGESGGFSAYPVVGGQVMQRDETVTVIDKSQYHEGKRAGAYVEATPEDMKNAIATAKADPDGWRELTPQARQKIMMEVAHEIRAARGDLIGVAAAEVGKVFTETDVEVSEAIDFVNFYPYSVTKLAGLTGIEARGKGVGLVISPWNFPVAIPTGGIAAALAAGNTVILKPAEASILTAYRLCQCFWDAGISRNTLQFIPGRGAVVGEYMIPSEAIDFTIFTGGEATAYRIIKARPDIHLSAETGGKDATIVTAMADRDQAIGHIMASAFHNSGQKCSATSLLVLEKELYDDEEYKRQLKEAAESMQTGSVWDFGNRVGTLVDRPAGKLERALEALDEGEEWLLAPDYADRGNPYMLTPSIRWGTKPGDFCHMNELFGPVLSVMRAEDLEDAIKIVNATGYGLTSGLESLDRREQEQWKTALLAGNLYINRGTTGAIVLRQPFGGMRKSAIGSGRKAGGFNYVSQFMDITCRETNLYESCSTPFTDRMRVMLQRDTVFHDECERALRHLCHFAHWYETEFMKPHDYAHIRGESNVIRYLPVANVLLRLEEGECLEEALATIMAVRMVGARLHISLPEHSRQAEFLWLESKQASLLGEHDAITRDSEAVFIDRIPHYERVRFLRPEIVSPALFDAVADRAVYIAREPFVAHGRIELMHYFIEQSISNSYHRYGNLGIAGLHPEEEV; this is encoded by the coding sequence ATGCCCATTCCTCCCGACCTGTTCGAAGAGACCAAAACCGTTGCCCGCCGGTGGCAGGAGAATATCTCGCACCATATCGGGAAAGAGGAGCAGAGACTGCATACGATGATGCAGCGCATGCTGAAAAACCCTATTAACAAAATCTTCCTTATCGAACTGCTCGACCAGAGCTTCCGTTCCAAGGACCCCGACCGGGTCGCCGACCAGCTCGAATACATCTTCGAAAAATACAAAAGTACGGATTTCTTCAGCCACTTCGAGCAGATCCTGATCTGGCTCTTCCGCGACGTCGGCATCTATGTCAGCTCCCTCTCGGTCCCCATGTTCATCAACTACCTGCGCAACGACATCAGCAGCATTGTCATCCAGGGCGAAGACCCCGTCCTCTCCAAGCACATGAAAGCGCGCCGCTCAGAGGGAACCCGGGTCAATATCAACGTTATCGGGGAAGTCGTCCACAGCGAAGCCGAGGCTGAACGCCGGGTTGAAAAGTACATCGCGATGCTCGAGAACCCCGATATCGACTACCTCTCGCTCAAGATCTCCAATATGTTCTCGCAGATCCTGTCCCTGGCCCACGACAACAACGTCGCGCACGTCTCCTCCCGGCTGGAGCGGGTCTACCGGGCGGCCGTCGCCAACCCCTGCCACGACGGGGAGGGAAAGGCACAGCCCAAGTTCGTCAACCTCGATATGGAGGAGTACCGCGACGTCCGCATCACCATCGACGCCTTCAAAAAGGTCCTCTCCCAAGCAGAGTTCACGCAGCTGCATGCCGGGATCGTCGTCCAGGCCTACCTCCCCGATGCCATGCTCTACATCCGGGAACTGGCCGACTGGGCCAAAGCGCGCGTCGACGCCGGGGGCGCGCCGATCAAGATCCGTATCGTCAAGGGGGCCAACCAGGAGATGGAGCTGACCGAGGCATCGCTTCGCGGCTGGCCCAACGTCACCTATGCGCACAAGGCCGAATCCGACGCCAACTACAAAAAGGCGATGGACTACCTGCTCGACCCCGCCATCGCCCCCTACGTGCACACGGGTATCGCTTCGCACAACCTCTTCGACCACGCCCTGGCCATGCTGCTGGCAAAGGCGCGCGGCGTCGAGCAGTATGTCACCGCCGAGATGCTCGAGGGGATGAGCGAAGCGGCCTACCGCCTCCTCAAAGCCGAGGGGTGCAACGTCATCCTCTACGCGCCGACGGCGACCAAGGAGACCTTTACCAATGCCATCGCCTACCTGGTGCGCCGCTTTGATGAGAACACCGCCGAGCAGAACTTCCTGCGCCACAGTTTCGGACTCAGGGTGGACACCCCGGAGTGGGAGCAGCTTGTCAAAACTTTCGACGATGCCGTCGCCCTTATCCCCTCCGTGTCCGAAGCACCCAACCGTACCCAGGACCGTACCCGGCCGGTCGAAAAAACCGACATCGATCCTGCCGTCTACCATTTCGAGAACGAGCCCGATACGGACTTTATCCTCCCCGCCAACCGCGCCTGGGCGGAGGCGATCCGCGAGAAGTGGCAGCATATCGGCGAAAGCGGCGGCTTTAGCGCCTACCCCGTCGTCGGCGGGCAAGTCATGCAGCGCGACGAGACGGTCACGGTCATCGACAAGTCCCAGTACCATGAAGGCAAACGCGCAGGCGCCTACGTCGAAGCGACCCCGGAAGATATGAAAAACGCCATTGCCACGGCCAAGGCCGACCCCGACGGTTGGCGGGAACTGACCCCGCAGGCGCGCCAGAAGATCATGATGGAGGTCGCCCACGAGATCCGCGCTGCCCGGGGCGACCTCATCGGCGTGGCAGCCGCCGAAGTCGGCAAGGTCTTTACCGAGACCGACGTGGAGGTGAGCGAAGCGATCGACTTCGTCAACTTCTACCCCTACAGCGTCACCAAGCTGGCGGGACTGACGGGCATCGAGGCCAGAGGCAAAGGGGTCGGCCTCGTCATCAGCCCCTGGAACTTCCCCGTCGCCATTCCCACCGGGGGGATCGCCGCGGCCCTTGCCGCGGGCAACACGGTGATCCTCAAACCCGCCGAGGCCTCCATCCTCACCGCCTACCGCCTCTGCCAATGCTTCTGGGATGCGGGGATCAGTAGGAACACCCTGCAGTTTATCCCGGGACGCGGTGCCGTGGTCGGGGAGTATATGATCCCCAGCGAGGCGATCGATTTTACGATCTTTACCGGCGGCGAAGCGACGGCCTACCGCATCATCAAGGCCCGCCCCGACATCCACCTGAGTGCGGAGACGGGCGGCAAGGACGCCACTATTGTCACGGCGATGGCGGACCGGGACCAGGCGATCGGCCACATCATGGCCTCGGCTTTTCACAACTCGGGCCAGAAGTGTTCGGCGACCTCCCTGCTCGTCCTCGAAAAAGAGCTCTACGACGACGAGGAGTACAAGCGGCAGCTCAAAGAGGCGGCCGAGTCGATGCAGACCGGCTCCGTCTGGGACTTCGGCAACCGCGTCGGCACCCTCGTCGACCGCCCGGCGGGCAAACTGGAAAGGGCCCTCGAGGCTCTGGACGAGGGAGAGGAGTGGCTACTGGCACCCGACTATGCCGACCGGGGCAACCCCTATATGCTCACCCCCTCGATCCGCTGGGGAACCAAGCCCGGGGATTTCTGCCATATGAACGAGCTTTTCGGCCCGGTGCTCAGCGTCATGCGCGCCGAAGACCTCGAAGACGCTATCAAGATCGTCAACGCCACCGGCTACGGCCTCACCTCCGGGCTTGAATCCCTCGACCGCCGCGAACAGGAGCAGTGGAAAACGGCGCTGCTCGCGGGGAACCTCTATATCAACCGCGGCACAACCGGTGCGATCGTCCTGCGCCAGCCCTTCGGCGGGATGCGCAAATCGGCCATCGGCAGCGGCAGGAAAGCGGGCGGCTTCAACTACGTCAGCCAGTTTATGGATATCACCTGCCGCGAAACCAACCTCTACGAGTCCTGTTCCACCCCCTTCACCGACCGGATGCGGGTGATGCTCCAGCGCGACACCGTCTTTCATGACGAGTGCGAGAGGGCCCTGCGCCACCTCTGCCATTTCGCGCACTGGTATGAGACCGAGTTTATGAAACCCCATGACTACGCCCATATCCGCGGGGAGTCCAACGTGATCCGCTACCTGCCGGTCGCAAACGTCCTGCTGCGCCTCGAGGAGGGGGAGTGCCTGGAGGAGGCCCTCGCCACGATCATGGCCGTCAGGATGGTCGGTGCACGGCTGCATATCTCGCTGCCCGAACACTCCCGGCAGGCGGAGTTCCTCTGGCTCGAATCGAAGCAGGCGAGCCTGCTCGGGGAGCATGACGCCATCACCCGCGACAGCGAAGCGGTGTTCATCGACCGGATCCCCCATTACGAGCGGGTCCGCTTCCTCCGCCCTGAGATCGTCTCCCCGGCCCTCTTCGACGCCGTGGCCGACCGGGCCGTCTACATCGCCAGGGAGCCCTTCGTCGCCCACGGTCGAATCGAGCTGATGCACTACTTCATCGAACAGAGCATCTCCAACAGCTATCACCGCTACGGCAACCTCGGCATTGCCGGCCTGCACCCGGAAGAGGAGGTGTAG
- the murD gene encoding UDP-N-acetylmuramoyl-L-alanine--D-glutamate ligase, translating into MQHKRTSLFGYGITTRAIAKAFGPFTFYDDHVHKPFTDDDGNRVRPTAEFDPRYSDLEIPSPGIPPEHPLIQKAGHLVSEYDLFLSPLSRPPFTPEAKPFTVWITGTNGKTTTTQMLTHLLADKGALSGGNIGTPLAALDTKAPLWVLETSSFTLHYTHEAKPDLYVVLPITPDHVSWHGSEQAYIDDKLKPLAQMREGETVLLPRAYADIPMDAFVIPYDDAQDLAAFFGFDTERIRFKGPFLLDALLAMAVDRLLFDRIDYEKMNAFVLDPHRQEEFSDAQNRLWVNDTKATNIDAALAAVRRYADRPIHLIVGGDDKGVDMVPLFEALADVDVTLYTIGSNQAKLDALSERFGIPFESCGILTEAVKRIADVHTLESVALLSPACASLDQFPSYAVRGNTFKEAVANLS; encoded by the coding sequence ATGCAGCACAAACGCACCTCCCTTTTCGGCTACGGCATCACGACCCGCGCCATCGCCAAGGCCTTCGGCCCCTTCACCTTCTATGACGACCATGTCCACAAGCCCTTTACCGACGACGACGGCAACCGGGTACGCCCCACGGCGGAGTTCGACCCGCGCTACTCCGACCTCGAAATCCCATCACCTGGGATCCCGCCCGAGCATCCGCTGATCCAAAAAGCGGGCCATCTCGTCAGCGAGTACGACCTCTTCCTCTCGCCGCTGTCGCGTCCCCCTTTTACGCCGGAAGCGAAACCTTTCACCGTCTGGATCACCGGCACAAACGGCAAGACAACCACGACACAGATGCTCACCCACCTGCTCGCCGACAAGGGGGCGCTTTCCGGCGGCAACATCGGCACCCCGCTGGCCGCGCTGGATACGAAGGCACCGCTCTGGGTCCTGGAGACGAGCTCCTTTACCCTGCACTACACCCATGAGGCGAAACCGGACCTCTACGTCGTGCTGCCCATCACCCCGGACCATGTGAGCTGGCACGGCAGCGAGCAGGCCTACATCGACGACAAACTGAAACCCCTGGCACAGATGCGCGAGGGCGAGACCGTCCTGCTGCCGCGCGCCTATGCCGACATACCGATGGACGCCTTCGTCATCCCCTACGACGATGCCCAGGATCTCGCCGCCTTTTTCGGTTTCGATACGGAGCGTATCCGCTTCAAAGGACCCTTCCTCCTCGACGCCCTTCTGGCCATGGCCGTCGACCGGCTCCTCTTCGACCGCATCGACTATGAGAAGATGAACGCCTTCGTCCTCGACCCGCACCGCCAGGAGGAGTTCAGCGACGCGCAGAACCGCCTCTGGGTCAACGACACCAAGGCCACCAATATCGATGCGGCCCTGGCCGCCGTGCGGCGCTACGCCGACCGCCCCATCCACCTCATCGTCGGCGGGGATGACAAGGGGGTCGACATGGTGCCGCTCTTCGAAGCCCTCGCCGACGTCGACGTCACCCTCTACACCATCGGCAGCAACCAGGCGAAGCTCGACGCCCTCTCCGAGCGTTTCGGCATCCCCTTTGAGAGCTGCGGGATCCTGACCGAAGCCGTCAAACGGATCGCCGATGTGCATACCCTGGAAAGTGTTGCCCTGCTCTCCCCGGCCTGCGCCAGCCTGGACCAGTTTCCCTCCTACGCCGTACGCGGAAACACTTTTAAAGAAGCCGTCGCCAATTTAAGCTAG
- the mraY gene encoding phospho-N-acetylmuramoyl-pentapeptide-transferase yields the protein MLYWFYELLDINLLQYITVRAGVAFFLALCMTLFLMPVFIRWAQKTSSVQPINDYAPDRHREKAKTPTMGGVVFIVSTLIASAITVRYDNFFALGGMLVLALFMLIGFKDDYAKIDKQHNLAGLTARAKLMFQIGAALAGALFLLFAAGLDTELYVPFYKHPLFDMHLFALLFWVLVMVASSNAVNLTDGLDGLATVPSVFALMTLGVFVYVIGHAGLSAYLLMPNFPAGEASVVAAALIGALIGFLWFNSHPAEVFMGDSGSLAIGAFIGYLGIVAKSEFLLLLIGLIFVIETVSVIIQVGSFKLRKKRVFLMAPIHHHFEMKNWAENKIIVRFWIIAMLSNLAALITLKIR from the coding sequence ATGCTTTACTGGTTTTACGAACTTCTGGATATCAACCTGCTGCAATATATCACCGTCCGTGCCGGCGTCGCCTTTTTCCTGGCGCTCTGCATGACCCTTTTCCTGATGCCCGTGTTCATCCGCTGGGCCCAGAAAACCTCCAGCGTCCAGCCCATTAACGACTACGCACCCGACCGCCACCGCGAAAAAGCGAAGACCCCGACGATGGGGGGTGTCGTCTTCATCGTATCGACCCTCATTGCGTCGGCTATCACCGTACGGTACGACAACTTTTTCGCCCTGGGCGGGATGCTCGTGCTCGCACTCTTCATGCTGATCGGCTTCAAGGACGACTACGCCAAAATCGACAAACAGCACAACCTTGCCGGCCTCACGGCCCGCGCAAAACTGATGTTCCAGATCGGGGCGGCTCTCGCAGGCGCCCTTTTCCTCCTTTTCGCGGCGGGGCTCGATACGGAGCTCTACGTCCCTTTTTACAAACACCCGCTCTTTGACATGCACCTCTTTGCCCTGCTGTTCTGGGTCCTTGTCATGGTCGCTTCCTCCAACGCCGTCAACCTCACGGACGGCCTCGACGGCCTGGCAACGGTCCCCTCCGTCTTTGCCCTGATGACCCTGGGCGTTTTCGTCTACGTTATTGGGCATGCCGGCCTCTCCGCCTACCTGCTGATGCCGAACTTCCCGGCCGGGGAGGCCTCCGTCGTCGCCGCGGCGCTGATCGGCGCGCTGATCGGCTTTTTGTGGTTCAACTCCCACCCGGCCGAGGTCTTTATGGGCGACAGCGGTTCGCTCGCCATCGGTGCCTTTATCGGCTACCTCGGCATCGTCGCCAAAAGCGAGTTCCTGCTTCTGCTCATCGGGCTCATCTTCGTCATCGAGACGGTCTCCGTCATCATCCAGGTCGGCAGCTTCAAACTGCGAAAAAAGCGGGTCTTCCTGATGGCCCCCATCCATCACCACTTCGAAATGAAGAACTGGGCGGAAAACAAGATCATCGTCCGTTTCTGGATCATTGCCATGCTCTCAAATCTGGCCGCGCTGATCACGCTGAAAATCCGTTAA
- the gpmI gene encoding 2,3-bisphosphoglycerate-independent phosphoglycerate mutase, whose amino-acid sequence MGQKTVLVITDGVGYSQRTEANAFYHAKKPTYEKLFAEVPHALIDTFGLSVGLPEGQMGNSEVGHMTIGSGRVLYQDLVKISLAVAEGTLAGNPALTALLERSDTLHLVGLFSDGGVHSHLDHTIALAKIGEAAGKKVWLHLITDGRDVSPTSAPHYLEKLQEALSPNVRIATIGGRFYTMDRDNRWERVQSGYDAIVTAQPASELTPAAYVETSYARKETDEFIVPAAFNGYAGMKAGDAVLVTNFRSDRVREITTALASPAFAEFDRPFAVANIATMTEYDKSFSYPVLFRKETPKNTLAEVISNQGLRQLHTAETEKYAHVTFFLNGGIDEPYTNEARVLIPSPKVKTYDLQPEMSAPAVGDAVLSAMDEGYDFIVVNFANGDMVGHTGVYDAAIKAVEAVDHELGRIVAKAKADDYAMVLTSDHGNCEEMWDEEGNVLTNHTVGKVWAFVMAEGVDKVHPGGLNNIAPTVLELMGIEKPAEMDDSLL is encoded by the coding sequence ATGGGACAAAAGACAGTACTCGTGATTACGGACGGGGTCGGCTACAGCCAACGGACGGAAGCGAACGCTTTTTACCATGCCAAAAAGCCGACTTATGAGAAACTGTTCGCGGAGGTTCCCCACGCACTGATCGATACCTTCGGCCTGAGCGTCGGCCTGCCCGAGGGGCAGATGGGGAACTCCGAAGTAGGTCATATGACCATCGGGAGCGGCCGGGTGCTCTACCAGGACCTCGTCAAGATCTCCCTCGCCGTGGCCGAAGGGACGCTGGCAGGCAACCCGGCATTGACGGCGCTGCTGGAGCGTTCCGACACGCTGCACCTCGTCGGCCTCTTCAGTGACGGCGGGGTCCATTCACACCTTGATCATACGATCGCGCTGGCAAAGATCGGCGAAGCAGCGGGCAAGAAGGTGTGGCTCCATCTCATTACCGACGGTCGCGACGTCTCGCCGACGTCCGCACCCCACTACCTGGAGAAGCTGCAGGAGGCCCTGAGCCCGAACGTCCGGATCGCGACCATCGGCGGCCGCTTCTATACGATGGACCGGGACAACCGCTGGGAGCGTGTCCAGAGCGGCTACGACGCCATCGTGACCGCGCAGCCCGCCAGCGAGCTGACCCCTGCGGCCTATGTCGAAACCTCCTACGCCAGGAAAGAGACGGACGAGTTCATCGTTCCGGCGGCCTTCAACGGTTACGCGGGGATGAAAGCGGGCGACGCCGTCCTCGTGACCAATTTCCGCAGCGACCGCGTCCGCGAAATTACGACGGCGCTGGCTTCGCCGGCGTTCGCCGAGTTCGACCGCCCCTTCGCCGTGGCGAACATCGCGACGATGACGGAGTATGACAAGAGCTTCAGCTACCCGGTACTCTTCCGGAAAGAGACGCCGAAAAACACCCTGGCGGAAGTGATCAGCAACCAGGGACTTCGCCAGCTTCATACGGCGGAGACGGAGAAGTACGCCCACGTCACCTTCTTCCTCAACGGCGGCATCGACGAGCCCTACACGAACGAAGCGCGGGTGCTGATTCCCAGCCCGAAGGTGAAGACCTACGACCTGCAGCCGGAGATGAGCGCTCCCGCAGTCGGTGACGCCGTTTTGAGCGCGATGGACGAGGGGTACGACTTCATAGTCGTCAACTTCGCCAACGGCGACATGGTCGGGCACACGGGTGTCTATGATGCCGCGATCAAGGCGGTCGAAGCCGTCGACCATGAACTCGGCCGCATCGTGGCGAAGGCGAAAGCCGATGACTATGCGATGGTCCTCACCTCCGACCACGGCAATTGCGAGGAGATGTGGGACGAGGAGGGCAACGTCCTCACCAACCATACCGTCGGCAAGGTCTGGGCCTTCGTCATGGCCGAAGGGGTCGATAAAGTCCACCCCGGCGGGCTCAACAACATCGCCCCGACGGTCCTTGAACTGATGGGCATCGAAAAACCGGCCGAGATGGACGACAGCCTCTTATAG
- the fabG gene encoding 3-oxoacyl-ACP reductase FabG: MKFSGKNVLVTGSSRGIGAEIAKVLAGYGLKVWVNYRSGAEAAEAVKAAIIAAGGEAETIGFDVADEAAFVDAIKTIVDTDGELGYLVNNAGITNDKLALRMKTEEFLAVINANLTSAFIGCREAMKVMRKKKQGAIVNIASIVGETGNAGQTNYAASKGGLIAMTKSFAIEAATSGIRYNTVTPGFIATDMTDELSDDIKSNFTSKIPMGRFGEAREVAEATAFLLSDAASYITGETLKVNGGMNMA; the protein is encoded by the coding sequence ATGAAATTCAGTGGTAAAAACGTATTGGTAACGGGATCAAGCCGGGGAATCGGCGCGGAGATCGCGAAAGTGCTGGCCGGGTACGGCCTGAAAGTATGGGTCAACTACCGCAGCGGCGCCGAGGCGGCCGAGGCGGTCAAGGCGGCCATCATCGCAGCGGGCGGCGAAGCGGAAACGATCGGCTTTGACGTCGCGGACGAAGCGGCTTTTGTCGATGCGATCAAGACGATCGTCGACACCGACGGCGAGCTGGGCTACCTGGTCAACAACGCCGGGATCACGAACGACAAACTGGCCCTGCGCATGAAAACGGAGGAGTTCCTCGCCGTGATCAACGCCAACCTCACTTCCGCCTTTATCGGCTGTCGCGAAGCGATGAAAGTCATGCGCAAGAAGAAGCAGGGCGCCATCGTCAATATCGCTTCCATCGTCGGCGAAACGGGCAACGCGGGGCAGACGAACTATGCGGCGTCGAAGGGCGGACTGATCGCGATGACGAAGAGTTTTGCCATCGAAGCGGCCACGAGCGGTATCCGTTACAACACGGTCACTCCGGGCTTTATCGCGACGGATATGACCGACGAACTCAGCGACGATATCAAGTCCAACTTTACCTCCAAAATCCCGATGGGACGCTTCGGCGAAGCACGCGAAGTCGCGGAAGCGACGGCCTTCCTGCTCTCCGACGCCGCCTCCTATATTACGGGCGAAACCCTCAAAGTCAACGGCGGGATGAACATGGCCTAA
- the acpP gene encoding acyl carrier protein, translated as MALLDDIKEVVVEQLSVNPDEVKPDAKFVEDLGADSLDVVELVMALEEKFDIEIPDDEAEKIQTVQDVVNYVENKA; from the coding sequence ATGGCACTTTTGGATGACATCAAAGAAGTCGTAGTTGAACAACTGAGCGTAAACCCGGACGAAGTAAAGCCGGATGCGAAATTCGTTGAAGATCTCGGAGCGGACAGCCTCGACGTCGTTGAACTGGTCATGGCACTCGAAGAAAAATTCGATATTGAAATCCCGGACGATGAAGCTGAAAAAATTCAGACAGTTCAGGATGTCGTAAACTACGTCGAAAACAAGGCGTAA
- a CDS encoding beta-ketoacyl-ACP synthase II: MRRVVVTGMGMINAVGHNKEESFKAMCDGVSGIDRITLFDAEAEGQGVLIAGEVKDFDPATVMAAKEVKKADRFIHLGLKAAQEAMEDAAFNEIEIEYERFGVAAASGIGGLPAIEKNSIVLETRGPRRISPFFIPSALVNMLGGFVSIEHGLKGPNVAAVTACAAGTHSISEAAKTIICNGADRMLVVAAESAVTGVGIGGFASMKALSTRNDDPKTASRPFDAERDGFVMGEGAAALVLEDYDLAVARGAKIYGELIGFGESGDASHITSPSMDGPLRAMKAAMTMAGNPKVDYVNAHGTSTPTNDKNETAALKELFGGKENCPPVTSTKGQTGHCLGAAGGIEAVVCLMAMQEGIIPPTINHINPDENCDLDIVPNAARKAELNIVMSNSFGFGGTNGVVIFKKL; encoded by the coding sequence GTGAGAAGAGTTGTCGTAACGGGTATGGGCATGATCAATGCTGTCGGTCACAATAAAGAAGAGTCGTTCAAAGCGATGTGCGACGGCGTGAGCGGCATTGACAGAATTACCCTTTTCGATGCCGAAGCCGAAGGACAGGGTGTCCTGATTGCCGGCGAGGTCAAAGACTTCGACCCTGCGACCGTCATGGCCGCCAAAGAGGTCAAAAAAGCGGACCGTTTCATCCACCTCGGTCTCAAAGCGGCCCAGGAAGCGATGGAAGACGCGGCCTTCAACGAGATCGAGATCGAGTACGAGCGTTTTGGTGTTGCTGCAGCATCCGGTATCGGCGGTCTTCCGGCGATCGAGAAGAACTCGATCGTTCTCGAGACCCGCGGTCCGCGCCGTATTTCGCCTTTCTTTATCCCGAGTGCCCTGGTCAACATGCTCGGCGGCTTCGTCTCTATCGAACACGGTCTGAAAGGCCCTAACGTCGCGGCGGTCACCGCCTGTGCGGCGGGAACACACTCCATCAGCGAAGCGGCAAAGACGATCATCTGCAACGGCGCAGACCGTATGCTCGTCGTCGCGGCCGAGTCTGCGGTTACCGGCGTCGGTATCGGCGGTTTTGCCTCCATGAAAGCGCTCTCCACGCGCAACGACGACCCGAAAACGGCCTCCCGTCCCTTTGACGCGGAGCGCGACGGTTTCGTCATGGGTGAAGGCGCGGCGGCGCTCGTTCTCGAAGATTACGATCTGGCCGTTGCCCGCGGTGCGAAGATCTACGGTGAGCTGATCGGCTTCGGCGAGAGCGGCGACGCGAGCCACATTACGAGCCCGAGCATGGACGGCCCGCTGCGCGCGATGAAAGCGGCGATGACGATGGCCGGCAACCCGAAAGTCGACTACGTCAATGCCCACGGTACGTCCACGCCGACGAACGACAAGAACGAAACGGCGGCACTCAAAGAGCTCTTCGGCGGCAAAGAGAACTGCCCGCCGGTGACCTCCACCAAAGGCCAGACGGGCCACTGCCTCGGCGCGGCCGGCGGTATCGAAGCGGTCGTCTGCCTGATGGCGATGCAAGAAGGCATCATCCCGCCGACGATCAACCACATCAACCCGGACGAGAACTGCGACCTGGACATCGTCCCGAACGCGGCTCGCAAGGCGGAACTGAACATTGTCATGAGCAACTCCTTCGGTTTCGGCGGCACCAACGGCGTCGTCATCTTCAAGAAGCTCTAA
- the accA gene encoding acetyl-CoA carboxylase carboxyl transferase subunit alpha has product MATYLDFEQKIQQIQEEIVSAEVRHDLHAAEILKKDLEKEVSKTYKNLSPYQELQLARHPDRPYALDYINLLLEDKYELHGDRHFRDDAAILCYMGYIDGQRVMVIGEQKGRGTKNKLKRNFGMPHPEGYRKALRCAQLADKFNIPVVMLIDTPGAYPGLGAEERNQSEAISRNLLELSKLETITISIVIGEGGSGGALAIGVADRLAMMRYSVFSVISPEGCSAILWNDPSKAEAATKALKITSSDLKELDLIDDIIDEPLIGAHRDKSGAADAMKNYILERINELSNYSGSERRHKRYDRLTGMGAYSEN; this is encoded by the coding sequence TTGGCTACCTACCTCGATTTTGAGCAGAAGATCCAGCAGATCCAGGAAGAGATCGTCAGCGCCGAAGTGCGCCATGACCTCCACGCCGCCGAGATCCTGAAAAAAGATCTGGAGAAAGAGGTCAGTAAAACCTACAAGAACCTCTCCCCGTACCAGGAACTGCAGCTGGCGCGCCACCCGGACCGCCCGTATGCGCTCGATTACATCAACCTGCTGCTCGAAGACAAGTACGAACTGCACGGCGACCGCCATTTCCGCGACGACGCGGCGATCCTCTGCTACATGGGCTACATCGACGGTCAACGGGTCATGGTCATCGGGGAACAGAAGGGACGAGGGACGAAGAACAAGCTCAAGCGCAACTTCGGGATGCCGCACCCAGAAGGGTACCGCAAGGCGCTGCGCTGCGCCCAGCTGGCGGACAAGTTCAACATCCCCGTCGTCATGCTCATCGACACCCCGGGCGCCTACCCGGGACTGGGCGCAGAAGAGCGCAACCAGAGCGAAGCGATCTCCCGCAACCTGCTGGAACTCTCCAAACTGGAGACGATCACCATCTCCATCGTTATCGGCGAGGGGGGCAGCGGCGGCGCCCTGGCCATCGGCGTAGCCGATAGACTGGCGATGATGCGCTACTCCGTCTTCAGTGTCATCTCTCCGGAAGGGTGTTCCGCCATTCTCTGGAACGATCCGTCCAAGGCGGAAGCGGCGACGAAGGCGCTCAAGATCACGAGCAGCGACCTCAAAGAGCTCGACCTGATCGACGACATCATCGACGAGCCGCTTATCGGGGCGCACCGTGATAAGTCCGGTGCGGCCGATGCGATGAAAAACTACATCCTCGAGCGGATTAACGAGCTCTCGAACTACAGCGGCTCCGAACGACGCCACAAGCGCTATGACCGCCTGACGGGTATGGGCGCTTACTCCGAAAACTAA